A single Lactuca sativa cultivar Salinas chromosome 8, Lsat_Salinas_v11, whole genome shotgun sequence DNA region contains:
- the LOC111906717 gene encoding tyrosine aminotransferase isoform X2 — MENGSAAKKRWGFQGNPELHAASEITIRGVLTMLLSKLNQSDTRPVIPLGHGDPSAFPCFRTSPIAEDAIADAVRSAKFNGYSSTVGIAPARSAVAKYLSQDLPDKLSADDVFLTVGCTQAIQTIITVLADSKANILLPKPGFPYYEAVCQSCHLEARHFDLLPDKDWEVDLDAVEALADENTVAMVIINPGNPCGNVFTHQHLQKVAETARKLGILVISDEVYDHLAFGKNPFVPMGVFGSITPVVTLGSISKRWIVPGWRLGWLVINDPNGIIKEHGIIESITGYLNISCDPPTFIQGAVPDILGKTNDDFFSKIVNIIKECANTCYEGIQDVHGIICPSKPEGSMFVMVKLDPSVFEDIKDDMEFCVKLAKEESVLILPGITVGLKNWLRVTFAIEPTYLEDGIKRLKTFCERHSKKK, encoded by the exons ATGGAGAACGGCTCAGCGGCGAAGAAGAGATGGGGATTTCAGGGGAACCCGGAGCTACATGCGGCGTCGGAGATAACCATTAGAGGTGTTCTCACTATGCTTCTGTCAAAGCTCAACCAATCGGACACCAGACCCGTCATCCCTCTCGGCCATGGCGACCCTTCTGCTTTCCCCTGCTTCCGTACTTCTCCGATTGCAGAAGACGCCATCGCCGACGCCGTTCGTTCTGCCAAGTTCAACGGTTATTCCTCTACCGTTGGTATTGCCCCTGCTAGAAG TGCTGTAGCAAAATACCTGTCACAAGATCTTCCAGATAAATTATCAGCGGACGATGTATTCCTGACAGTCGGTTGCACACAAGCTATTCAAACCATAATAACCGTGCTTGCCGATTCCAAAGCAAACATTCTACTCCCAAAACCAGGGTTTCCATATTACGAAGCTGTTTGTCAATCATGTCATTTGGAGGCCCGTCACTTTGACCTTCTTCCAGATAAAGACTGGGAAGTCGATCTTGACGCAGTTGAAGCTCTCGCAGACGAAAATACAGTTGCCATGGTTATCATTAACCCCGGAAACCCTTGCGGAAATGTTTTCACTCACCAACACCTACAAAAG gtGGCGGAGACTGCAAGGAAGCTTGGGATATTAGTGATTTCGGATGAAGTTTATGATCATCTTGCTTTTGGGAAAAATCCTTTTGTTCCGATGGGAGTTTTTGGATCAATTACACCTGTTGTTACACTTGGCTCCATATCCAAGAGGTGGATTGTGCCAGGCTGGCGACTCGGATGGCTTGTCATCAATGATCCTAATGGCATCATTAAAGAACACggg aTTATTGAATCCATTACCGGATATCTAAATATATCCTGCGATCCCCCAACGTTTATTCAG GGTGCAGTTCCGGATATTCTTGGGAAAACGAATGacgattttttttcaaaaattgtaAATATAATAAAAGAATGTGCGAATACTTGTTATGAGGGGATTCAAGATGTCCATGGTATAATTTGCCCAAGCAAGCCTGAAGGATCTATGTTTGTTATG gtgaaattagatccatCGGTCTTCGAGGACATTAAGGATGATATGGAATTTTGTGTCAAACTTGCTAAAGAAGAATCGGTGTTAATCCTTCCAG GTATAACCGTAGGACTTAAGAATTGGCTCCGGGTAACATTTGCTATCGAGCCAACATATCTTGAAGATGGCATTAAGAGGCTTAAAACCTTTTGCGAAAGACACTCCAAGAAAAAATAA